A region of the Myxococcus stipitatus DSM 14675 genome:
GACGTGGTCGACACGGAGCTGTGCCTCAAGGACCTGGAGACGGTGGAGAAGCGCCGCGAGCGCTCCTTGAAGAACACGAAGATGGGCGGCAAGGCCGGCGACGAGGCCAAGGCCGAGGTCGCGCTGCTGGACCGCGTGAAGGCCGGGCTGGACGCCGCCATCACCGTGCGGGCGCAGAAGCTGACCGAGGAGGAGAAGGCGCTCATCCACGACCTGTTCCTCCTGACGGACAAGCCGGTGTTGTACGTGGCGAACATCGGCGAGGGCGAGATTGGGAAGGAAGACGCGAACAAGCACGTCGCGGCGGTGAAGGAGATGGCCGCGAAGGAGGGCTTCGACGTGGTGGTGCTCGCGGCGGCGCTGGAGTCGGAAATCCAGCAGCTCCCCGAGAGCGAGCGCCCGGGCTTCCTGGAGAGCGCGGGGCTGAAGGAGCCGGGTCTGCACAAGGTGGTGCGGGCGGGCTACTCGCTCCTGGGCTTGTGGACGTACTTCACGGTGGGCGAGCAGGAGTGCCGCGCGTGGACCATCCACAAGGGCTACAAGGCGCCGCAGGCGGCGGGCGTCATCCACTCGGACTTCGAGCGCGGGTTCATCAAGGCCGATGTGATGCGCTGGGAAGACCTGGTGAAGCTGGGCAGTGAGGCCGCGGTGAAGGACAAGGGCCTGCTGCGGATGGAAGGCAAGGAGTACGTCGTGCAGGACGGTGACTGCATGCACTTCCGCTTCAACGTGTAAGGGCTTGCAGCGGCCTGGAAGGGCCGCGAGCCGGAGTGGTACCGCGCGGGCGCGTTCTGGAGGGCCTTGAAGGCCGTCTGGAAGCGCCCGCGAGGCGTTTGGGGGTCAGAGGCTGACGCGGGGGCCGCGCAAGGCGGCGAAGACCCAGAGACCGATGCCGGCGAGGGTGAGGAAGGTTGTGAAGATGGCGGCGCGGCGTGCGCGCTCCAGGTTCTCCGTCTGCCGGGAGGCGTAGAGCCACATGCCTCCGACGCGCAGGCCGGCGAAGACGGCGAGCAGGACGCCGCCGATGATGGGCCAGCCGCTGGTTCGGGTGATGAGGGCGACCCAGGCGCCGACGAAGGCGAGGTTGCCCGCGAAGGCGGCGATGGCGAGACGGGGATAGGTGCGTCGAGGGTCCACGGCGCGCAGTGTCCACGCCGAGGGCGCTTCCGCCAACCAGAGAGTGTCTGGGGTGGCGGGAAGGTGACAGCGACGTCCTGGGAGGGCCCCGGGGATTCAGGGGCCCGGGAGGGACTCAGTCGTTGCGCGTGACGCCGGAGAACTCGCGGGCGAGGCGGTCCAGGGCGGCCTGGCTCTCGCGGGCGTAGCGGGCGGTGATGCCGTTCTGGACGCTCTTGGAGCTGCTGGAGAAGTGGACCAGCTCTCCGGCTTTGTTCTTCCGGCCGCGCTCGGCGTAGATGCCGCTGATGAGGTCCGCGTCGCTCACGGTGGACGGGTCGCGGCCCTTGAGCGCGGCGCTGATGATGGAGTCGACCGCCTTCTTGCCGTGCTGCACGGAGGCAGACCAGGCGACGTCGCGCAGGGCCTGGGAGCGCGTGTTCAGGTTGAGGCCGACGTTGTTGCGGACCTCGCCGGCGCTCACGTCGTAGTGCGTGCGCTGGATGTAGTCGTGCTGGGCCTTGTCGAAGCCCTTGGGGTCCAGGGCGGCCAGGTCCTTCCAGGCCTTGGAGAACTCCTTGGTGCCCGGCGTCAGGCCGTCGAAGTTCGCGTGGTAGCTCGGGTGGGTGGTCTTGAGCGAGTTGACGAAGGCCTTCGCCGAGCCGTTGTTGGATGCGAATTGATAGGAGCCGTAGGAGACGCCGCCGTGGTCACCCTTGCCGGTGGAGACGGTGCCAGGGCCCTTCGCCTCTTCCTTGCGGCTCAGGCCGCCGAGGGTCTCGTAGTCGCGCTGGAAGGCGCGGGGCGTGCCGAGGGTGTTCGTGTTCTGCGTGAACGACTGGGCGGGGCCGATGGACTTGCCGCCGATGGTGCGCGTGGTGACGCGAGAGGCGGACAGCGAGGCCGCGGGCGTCGAGGAGAAGTCCGCGCTGTCCATGAAGGAGCTGCTCATCATGCGCGAGTTGACCGTGGGAGTCGTCTGCCGGGTCTTCGCGGTGTAGCCGCCCTTGACGTCCTGGACGCCGACAGTCTTGGACTTCACGGAGGTATAGGTGTCGCGGGGGCCGACGCGCGTGGAGAAGGACTGGGTCACCCCCATGGGGGTGTTGCTCAGGGTGCGCGAGGACGTCGTGGGCTTGCCGAGGGAGTGTCCGGCGGCGAAGGACGAGGACGCCATGGACGTGGGGCTCAGGGCCCGCGCGGAGAAGGTGTCCTTGTTGGGGCGAGGCGTGGGGGTGGGGACGTTGCTCGGGAGGCTCACCGACTTGGTGGTCGCGGCCTTGGTGGTGGCTGCCTTGGACGTCGCGGCCTTGGTGTTGGAGGCCTTGGTGTTCGACGCCTTGGAGCTCGCGCCCTTGTTGCTGGTGGACGACTTGCTGCTCGAGGACTTGCTGCTCGTGCTCCGGCTGCTGGAGGAGCGGCTGGAGCTACTCGAGGAACGACTCGAACCGCTGGTGGACCCGACACCCATGTGCAGCTCTCAGATGACGGACAAGGACGCGCGAGGTCCCTCGTGACACATGCCCGATGCCGCAGTCCGTCATGGCGTACAGCTCGGGTCATGAGGGTTATCGGCCGATGTGGGACAATAGTTTCCGGGTAGCCGGTTATTTCGTCTCCAGGGCTCGAGACGGGAGCCCTGTTTCTCGGCGAGACCCTCGTCCTGGCGGGTGGGAGTGCACAGGCTCACGGGGGCGTTGGCGCCGGGAATTGGCAGGCATTGAGGGTTGAATAGGTGCTGGACGTGAATCGCACGATGGAGACAACTCTGTCCCCCTCGCCTCCGATGCAGACGGCTGTGTGGCCATAGACGCTGCACCGGTTCGAGCAGAGTTCCGAACTGAAGAAGGGCTGGTCCGCGCGACAGGGAGATTTGGGGAGCTCTCCTGTGGCGCAGGGGGGACCGCATCGCGCGATGAC
Encoded here:
- the ychF gene encoding redox-regulated ATPase YchF; its protein translation is MGLSIGIVGLPNVGKSTLFNALSAAGAQAANYPFCTIEPNVGVVPVPDERLDKLSELIKPLKKVPTSLEFVDIAGLVRGASKGEGLGNQFLGNIRQVDAVLHVLRCFEDDNVTHVEGGVNPVRDRDVVDTELCLKDLETVEKRRERSLKNTKMGGKAGDEAKAEVALLDRVKAGLDAAITVRAQKLTEEEKALIHDLFLLTDKPVLYVANIGEGEIGKEDANKHVAAVKEMAAKEGFDVVVLAAALESEIQQLPESERPGFLESAGLKEPGLHKVVRAGYSLLGLWTYFTVGEQECRAWTIHKGYKAPQAAGVIHSDFERGFIKADVMRWEDLVKLGSEAAVKDKGLLRMEGKEYVVQDGDCMHFRFNV